The following proteins are encoded in a genomic region of Desulfosporosinus youngiae DSM 17734:
- a CDS encoding ABC transporter ATP-binding protein, with amino-acid sequence MSLFDIIQVQHQYGTIPVLQDIQFQVKAGETFGIIGPNGSGKSTLIHAMSGFLKPSQGKILLNNRLIGSYRKRDLAKFIAVLEQEGIPPLSFTVEEVVAMGRYPWLNPLSDLSREDEQIVEAVLKKLNLWNSRTKPVNNLSGGQRQMVSLARAMAQQPQILILDEPTTYLDIGHQMLVMEHVREWHRSQGITVIMVLHDLNLASQYCERLLLLDHGRIKSCGEVHTVLQPAAISAVYKTELIMINHPVHHVPQFLLTDRQPQP; translated from the coding sequence ATGAGCCTTTTCGATATAATACAGGTTCAGCACCAGTATGGAACAATCCCCGTGCTTCAGGATATCCAATTCCAGGTTAAGGCAGGCGAAACGTTTGGGATTATCGGCCCCAACGGCAGCGGGAAATCCACCCTGATTCATGCCATGAGCGGCTTCTTAAAACCCAGCCAGGGGAAAATTCTCTTAAATAATCGCTTGATTGGCTCTTACCGGAAACGGGACCTAGCAAAATTCATAGCCGTTTTAGAACAAGAAGGCATCCCTCCCCTATCCTTCACGGTGGAAGAAGTCGTTGCCATGGGACGTTATCCATGGTTAAATCCCCTTTCCGACCTATCACGTGAAGACGAACAGATTGTCGAAGCCGTACTGAAAAAGCTGAATCTCTGGAACTCACGTACCAAACCAGTTAATAACCTAAGCGGCGGACAACGTCAGATGGTTTCCTTGGCAAGAGCCATGGCTCAACAGCCACAGATTTTAATTCTTGACGAACCGACCACTTATTTAGATATCGGACATCAAATGCTGGTAATGGAACACGTCAGAGAATGGCACCGCTCCCAGGGAATCACCGTGATTATGGTATTGCATGACTTAAACCTTGCCAGTCAATACTGTGAGCGGCTTCTGCTCCTGGATCACGGGCGCATTAAGAGCTGCGGAGAAGTCCACACTGTGCTGCAGCCCGCTGCGATTTCTGCCGTTTATAAAACTGAACTGATTATGATTAATCACCCTGTACACCACGTACCCCAATTCTTGCTCACCGACAGGCAGCCGCAGCCTTGA
- a CDS encoding FecCD family ABC transporter permease, whose translation MEKVLNIKRIAWTGALWALLLFSVVASVMIGSVHLPFTLSLKILISHLPFLDLTPTWSLAQEAIVWDLRLPRIFLALVIGALLSSTGVAFQGMLRNPLADPYILGVSVGAAFGAATSILFFRQSSLPGYLTTPLFSFLGALLSLWFVMVLAKHHGQRDRETLILAGVVVQSLIGAFLSFLIAISGQQMQEIVFWMMGSLANRSWQDVGMLIPYLALGFLYLSLQKRDLNLISLGESAATHLGMEVEKKKLWVLIVGSLLTGAAVSVAGIIGFVGLIVPHLMRLIVGPDHRILIPISTLAGGIFLLWADTLARSIIPSREIPIGVITAFIGAPFFAYLLKKGLRRKQA comes from the coding sequence ATGGAAAAAGTTCTAAACATCAAACGAATAGCATGGACGGGTGCTCTTTGGGCACTCCTCCTTTTCTCTGTAGTAGCGAGTGTTATGATCGGCTCTGTTCATTTACCCTTTACTCTATCGTTGAAAATTTTAATCAGCCACCTTCCGTTCCTGGACTTGACCCCAACCTGGTCATTAGCACAGGAAGCCATCGTCTGGGACCTGCGCCTTCCCCGTATTTTCCTGGCACTTGTTATCGGTGCCTTGCTGTCTTCCACAGGGGTTGCTTTTCAAGGCATGCTGCGCAATCCTTTGGCTGATCCATACATCTTAGGTGTTTCTGTGGGTGCCGCTTTCGGAGCGGCAACCTCAATCCTCTTTTTCCGACAGTCTTCATTGCCGGGATACTTAACCACGCCGCTTTTTTCGTTTTTGGGTGCTTTGCTCTCTCTTTGGTTTGTCATGGTATTGGCTAAGCATCACGGTCAACGTGACCGTGAAACCTTAATTCTTGCCGGAGTCGTTGTTCAATCATTAATTGGGGCATTTCTTTCCTTCTTGATTGCCATATCCGGTCAGCAAATGCAAGAAATCGTGTTCTGGATGATGGGAAGTTTAGCCAACCGTTCCTGGCAGGATGTGGGGATGCTGATTCCCTATCTCGCCCTTGGGTTCCTCTATTTATCCCTCCAAAAACGCGACCTTAATCTTATTTCGCTGGGTGAAAGTGCGGCAACCCATCTTGGCATGGAGGTTGAAAAAAAGAAACTCTGGGTACTGATCGTTGGTTCTTTGCTGACAGGGGCAGCCGTTTCGGTTGCCGGAATCATCGGATTTGTCGGTCTCATTGTCCCTCACTTAATGCGTTTAATCGTTGGCCCTGACCATCGGATTTTGATACCAATATCCACACTGGCAGGAGGAATCTTTCTATTATGGGCAGATACCTTGGCCCGAAGCATCATTCCCTCACGGGAAATTCCCATCGGCGTTATAACCGCATTTATCGGGGCACCCTTTTTTGCCTACTTACTGAAAAAAGGATTGAGGAGGAAGCAAGCATGA
- a CDS encoding ABC transporter substrate-binding protein codes for MFKHKLCSLLILIVALTLLAGCGSTTPKSNPQAEVPKAQTTQTTYPLTLKDDSGASVTIASQPKRIVSLVPATTETLFALGLEENVLAVTKWDDYPADVQKKVEYVFQDGVNPNLEQILALNPDLVVMGIMGTNPKTVESIRNLNIPIFVVDPQTIEATYLSIETFGQLTDTQEQAKQLVSGMKEKQQSIAKKVASIETSDRLRVWTEVDENLFTPGQGTFLNELLTKAGGINIADDVQGWGQYNSEQVISKNPQVIFETYDYYQKDAIATILARNGWQTIDAVKNKRVIGLDNNLVSRPGPRIVDGLESISKALYPDLYK; via the coding sequence ATGTTTAAACATAAGCTGTGCTCACTCCTAATCCTAATAGTTGCTCTTACCTTGCTGGCCGGTTGCGGGAGCACAACACCCAAGTCAAACCCACAGGCCGAAGTCCCTAAGGCGCAAACAACTCAGACAACCTATCCCTTAACCTTAAAGGATGATTCCGGAGCCAGTGTGACTATAGCTTCCCAGCCGAAACGGATCGTTTCCCTGGTTCCCGCAACCACTGAAACCCTCTTTGCCTTAGGATTAGAAGAAAACGTTTTGGCCGTGACCAAATGGGATGACTATCCCGCGGATGTTCAGAAAAAGGTCGAATACGTCTTCCAGGACGGCGTCAATCCCAATCTCGAACAGATTTTAGCCTTAAACCCCGACCTGGTTGTGATGGGCATAATGGGCACGAACCCTAAAACCGTTGAATCAATCCGTAATCTGAACATTCCCATCTTTGTCGTTGATCCTCAAACCATCGAAGCGACCTATCTGAGCATCGAGACCTTCGGGCAGCTTACAGACACACAAGAGCAGGCCAAACAGCTGGTTTCCGGCATGAAAGAAAAGCAACAATCCATTGCCAAAAAAGTAGCCTCCATAGAAACTTCGGACCGTCTGAGGGTATGGACAGAAGTGGATGAAAACCTCTTCACTCCCGGGCAAGGTACCTTTCTCAATGAATTACTGACCAAAGCAGGCGGAATCAATATTGCCGATGATGTCCAAGGCTGGGGGCAATATAATAGTGAACAAGTCATCAGCAAAAATCCCCAAGTTATTTTCGAAACCTACGACTACTATCAAAAAGATGCTATAGCCACTATTTTGGCGCGTAATGGTTGGCAAACCATCGATGCTGTCAAAAATAAACGTGTCATAGGTTTAGACAATAATCTGGTATCCCGCCCCGGACCGAGAATTGTCGATGGATTAGAGTCCATCTCCAAAGCTCTATATCCGGACCTTTATAAGTAA